One genomic window of Brienomyrus brachyistius isolate T26 chromosome 16, BBRACH_0.4, whole genome shotgun sequence includes the following:
- the LOC125709816 gene encoding cystatin-like produces MIWARWALLCGLLSFTSVARSAPLESVSQHDPEVQACLSFALHSFNFFSKELHLYTVTNIHSVKRANIGGGQYHITAEITKSQCKKVLEENKDSCQTQMSPENKVLHCEFVVLSAPWKKQRTLIRSSCTPEANTTYDSR; encoded by the exons ATGATCTGGGCTCGCTGGGCACTTCTCTGTGGCCTTCTCTCCTTCACCTCTGTGGCTCGTTCAGCACCTCTGGAGAGCGTCTCTCAGCATGACCCAGAGgtgcaggcctgcctcagcttCGCCCTGCATAGCTTCAACTTCTTCAGCAAAGAGCTGCACCTCTACACCGTCACTAACATCCACTCTGTGAAGAGGGCG AATATCGGTGGGGGCCAGTATCACATAACCGCGGAAATCACGAAATCCCAGTGCAAGAAGGTTTTGGAGGAGAATAAGGACTCCTGTCAGACACAGATGTCTCCTGAGAACAAG GTGTTACACTGCGAGTTCGTGGTTTTGAGCGCTCCGTGGAAGAAGCAGCGCACTTTGATCCGGAGCTCCTGTACCCCCGAGGCCAACACCACATACGATTCGCGGTGA